ATCATTGACTTTCTCAGCTCCATCTGACATCCAAATAAAGCCGAGCGGTACCAGCGCAGCACGAAAATCTGCAACCGAACATCCGCCAATTTTTGCTGCTTCGCCTATGGAGACCCGAGGGGCCAGTATCCGACGCAACACCGGGATCCGGATCTTACGCAAGGGTTTGGCAATAGCTGCAATGGCTTCAATGCTTAAGTCATTATAGCTGATCAGTTCTGAAATCTTGGTATGCTGGTTTATCCGCATGGCTTTTCTAGTTTTTAATTCATTTGAACACCGTAGCTCGCGAGCAACTTTGGAAATAAAATATTATTCTCCAGGTGGATATGCTGCAAAAGATCGGATTCGAAAGATTCGATCTGTGAAAATAATGACGTGTAGGAATTGCAGGCATTGGCTGGCAATGTGTAATTTTGGGTAATTTTGCGCAACTGCTGAAGTTCCTTTCCTGAATCTTCGTGTTCGGAAATCAAAAATTGAATGAGCTGCTCTACCTGTTTGCTGGTCAATTCTTGTTCATTCTTGGTTGCCGGAAAGAGCTGCTTCTCCTCTTTATCCAAATGATGGTAAAGGTCATCAAGAAAGGCATCGAGTTCTTTGGACAAGTTGACCAGCTCGGGATGCTGCTGTGCATGCACATCGGCCACTTTATGTGCAAGTTCCTGAATAATCGGTCCTTTTTCCCGGACATACCGATGATGAACATTCTTAATATAATCACTTAAAAAATCGATATCCCAATCTTTAAAATTTAGCGGTGGGCCGGCTATAGGAAGCTCTTCGGATTGGTTTAACCGTCTGCGCAATTCAATTTCATCGAGACCAACACTATGAGCGGCCTCCTTAAGCGTCTGCTTACCACCGCAACAAAAATCTACCCCAAGCTGTTTTAAAACTTCGGCCTTGCGGATATCCTTGGCAGCAATATGGCCAACGGTTTCCAGTGTTTCGCTTTCGAGCGGTTTGCCAAGGCGAACCTGCCAGTATTCGGGCCCCGATTCAAGATAATTCCAAATGAGATCCTTTCCACGTTCACCCAGCAACTGATAATAGAGCGGTTTAGGATCATGATCGTTTTTGATAATAAATGACTCGCCCGAATCCAGGGCATCGAAGTGATCAAATATGGTCGGGTGTTTAAGTCGAGGTTCTATATTGAAAACCTCCAATAACGGTGATTTAATCATGATAATAGTATTAAATGGTCAATAAATTATTATAAATCCTTTTTCTTAAAATAGCGAATAGATAGCCCTAGAGGAATGAGGCACCAGAGCAACATGACCAACAGGGTGATCGCAATGCCGAATGTATTACCGAAGAAATCCCGAAATATCGCCCCTGTATAGCCCATCATCGCGGATAGATCGACCTGTAATAAAATAAGGATGCGACAGATATCGATGGGATTGAGCATGGACAGTGCAACCATTCCATGTTCGATGGGATAATCCGCAAACTGAAATAGGATGAAAAGCACCAGTGCGTCAAAAAGCAGCGTGAAATAAAGCCAAAGCAAAATTGCCAATCCTATCCCCTTCGACTTATCTCTGATCAATACAGATGTCCACATCGCGATCGAAACGAAAATCAAAGAAAGTAACAGTCCGCAACCGACCAAAGTAATTCCCGAAGAGCTAAATGCATAGATAAAAGTTGGTATGCCAACGCCAATAAAAAAAGCTAAACTAAGTGCACCTGCCAGACCCACATACAGGCTGCCCCAAATGCTTTGCCGTTGCAAAGGCTGACTGACAAGGCAATTGATAAACTCGGAACTCTGGTAGATATAGATGCCTGAAAAAATGATACTCATCAGCGGAACTACAAACAACACAATATTCAGTAGACTGAGTAATCCCTTTTCATAGTTGTCCTCCATGCTATAGACCGTCATGGAAAGTACAAAGAGTAATATGGTGTAGCATAAAATGGTCTTGTTGCGCAAGAGATCCACAAAAACGTAGCGTATAATTTTATTCATCTTTTCTCTAATTAGACAGGTCGCGGTTCTGCATCAAATAAGCGATTGCTTTAGATAGCTTTTCAGTACCTGTATCTTCTTTTAATTGCTGCAAACTCTTATGAAACTTCAGCTCTCCTTCCTGCAGAAAGACAATCTGCGATACAAATTCATCGAGATCACTAAGCACATGGGAACTGATGATGATCAGTTTACCGCGTCCGATTTCTTTTTTGATTTTATCCTTGAGAATTTCGGTAGACAGAGGATCCAGTCCTGCTGTAGGTTCATCCAGGATGAGTACTTTGGGGTCAAACATAAATGCGATACAGGCACTTACTTTTTGTCTTGTGCCACCGGAAAGCGTTTCCATCCGTTTTTCCAACAGCTTGTCCACGCCAAAAGCCTGATAAAGATCCGAATCCGCCTGGGGCTGTTTACGGATATCTTTGATCATATCCAGGACCTGTTTGATGGACATATTCTCAGGATATTGACCGATCTGCGGCATATAGCCGATATGGTTCCGATAAGCCCATTGCTTTCCAATGTCCTGTCCTTCAAAAGTGATCCGTCCGGCACTCGGCATGACCATACCTAGGACAGACTTGATCAAAGTAGTCTTACCACTGCCATTGGGGCCAATTAAGGCAACGCATTCGCCGCCATTCAAGGTCAGATCAATGCCCTTTAATGCATTGAATTTTCCAAAGCTTTTCGTTAACTGCTGGATACTAATCATACTTTTATTGATTTCATGCGAGGCTTATCGTCTTTAAGCCCCTCGGGTGTCAGACTTGGTAATAGCTTTTCAGTCCGGTCGAACAACATGGCCATAAAACTTCGAAAAAGTAACATCGCCGAAGGATAGCGCTCAACCATCATCGAGAATAGGCTAACGGGACGAAAAGGGATATCCCCAAATCCGTCTTTGTCCAGATCGTATCCCTCGTATTTGTCCCAATAGTTATGCACAAAGCTGTTGAGTGTAAGGGTACCATTGGTGGCAACATCAAAGGTATTCTGAAGAAAATTATTGTCTTTAAGCACATTGTCCATACAGCTCGACTGAATCTTGAGCCCCCATCCGTTGCTCTTAAAATTGTTATGTTCAATATGGATACGATTCGATCCTTCCATAAAAATACCCGTGGTATTGCGGCTAAACTGATTGTTGATGATCTGACTATCGGAAATATCTTTGAGCAACAATCCATAGGCGGCATCGCCCCAATTCTCTTCGAAATTATTGTTTTCCATATGGACATGCTTGGTATACATAACAGCTACACCTGCACCATTGCTGCGAAAGGTGTTTGAGATGTAACTGTTCTCATGGGAAAACATAAAATGGAGACCATAGCGCAGATTTTTTTCAGAAAGATTGCCCTGTACTCGAGTATGGGTCACAAACTCAAGATAAATACCGTCCCTATGTCCAGACACTTCATTATTTTCAACACTTAAACTATCTGATTTCCAAGCATGAATACCATTACCAATCAGCTGCTCCGCTGTACCAAAAGCTTTGAGGATATTGCCCCGTATTTCAACGTTTGTAGCATTCTGCGCATAAATCCCGAAAAAATTGTCCACGAGCTCATTGTCAAAAATTTTGATATGCGCTGTATTGTAAATTTTAATACCGGCAATATCATTCATGGAAGAATGTCCCGAATGCTGTATTAAAA
The DNA window shown above is from Sphingobacterium thalpophilum and carries:
- the ric gene encoding iron-sulfur cluster repair di-iron protein — its product is MIKSPLLEVFNIEPRLKHPTIFDHFDALDSGESFIIKNDHDPKPLYYQLLGERGKDLIWNYLESGPEYWQVRLGKPLESETLETVGHIAAKDIRKAEVLKQLGVDFCCGGKQTLKEAAHSVGLDEIELRRRLNQSEELPIAGPPLNFKDWDIDFLSDYIKNVHHRYVREKGPIIQELAHKVADVHAQQHPELVNLSKELDAFLDDLYHHLDKEEKQLFPATKNEQELTSKQVEQLIQFLISEHEDSGKELQQLRKITQNYTLPANACNSYTSLFSQIESFESDLLQHIHLENNILFPKLLASYGVQMN
- a CDS encoding ABC transporter permease subunit — protein: MNKIIRYVFVDLLRNKTILCYTILLFVLSMTVYSMEDNYEKGLLSLLNIVLFVVPLMSIIFSGIYIYQSSEFINCLVSQPLQRQSIWGSLYVGLAGALSLAFFIGVGIPTFIYAFSSSGITLVGCGLLLSLIFVSIAMWTSVLIRDKSKGIGLAILLWLYFTLLFDALVLFILFQFADYPIEHGMVALSMLNPIDICRILILLQVDLSAMMGYTGAIFRDFFGNTFGIAITLLVMLLWCLIPLGLSIRYFKKKDL
- a CDS encoding ABC transporter ATP-binding protein; amino-acid sequence: MISIQQLTKSFGKFNALKGIDLTLNGGECVALIGPNGSGKTTLIKSVLGMVMPSAGRITFEGQDIGKQWAYRNHIGYMPQIGQYPENMSIKQVLDMIKDIRKQPQADSDLYQAFGVDKLLEKRMETLSGGTRQKVSACIAFMFDPKVLILDEPTAGLDPLSTEILKDKIKKEIGRGKLIIISSHVLSDLDEFVSQIVFLQEGELKFHKSLQQLKEDTGTEKLSKAIAYLMQNRDLSN
- a CDS encoding nitrous oxide reductase family maturation protein NosD gives rise to the protein MKNLALALYCAMACLWLVNVPVSATTIQVGKGQSVRTIKAGLAQAKSGDTVLVAAGVYKEGNIVIDKAIFLKGLGKPVLDGEKKYEPLSIKSPQVTVQGFLIQHSGHSSMNDIAGIKIYNTAHIKIFDNELVDNFFGIYAQNATNVEIRGNILKAFGTAEQLIGNGIHAWKSDSLSVENNEVSGHRDGIYLEFVTHTRVQGNLSEKNLRYGLHFMFSHENSYISNTFRSNGAGVAVMYTKHVHMENNNFEENWGDAAYGLLLKDISDSQIINNQFSRNTTGIFMEGSNRIHIEHNNFKSNGWGLKIQSSCMDNVLKDNNFLQNTFDVATNGTLTLNSFVHNYWDKYEGYDLDKDGFGDIPFRPVSLFSMMVERYPSAMLLFRSFMAMLFDRTEKLLPSLTPEGLKDDKPRMKSIKV